The following coding sequences lie in one Candidatus Nitrospira allomarina genomic window:
- a CDS encoding OmpP1/FadL family transporter, whose product MRRIPTHISFLTCAQVLAIHSLAYGDGYRIPYQGTAAAGQGEAFVAQADDPSALYYNPAGLVDVKGIQFYAGASLVTGRTEFTSPTGIKAESDLGGTVAFPPPAHFYLTWNLGETDIPALQPLTLGIGVNSPFGLKIRWPNDGPFSTTVTEASLPLLDIKPTLAYRFTSYFSIGLGLDIYTFSDLIGEGQTELKSKSPVIPGMPSTELNGTDTSVGFNASVLITPWRNPHSPPDQNGKEELGKPRLNLGLVYRSGTDLDLEGEYLVDGTKVADAKTTVPIPWVLSTGIAYWPVRDQQHEWKLEFDFEWIGWSTFTDLDVSLSNGIFVPSPRDWDDTYTFSVGTEFKWLDLISLPNWEIALRAGYQRSQAPNPSRTFDPTVADANWNILATGLGLKCTKGGNLFGFIPCGYEGSYLPKAMVLDLGFSAALWEKRTISGNELSPTHNGTYKTKDWFIGHISLGLAF is encoded by the coding sequence ATGAGACGTATCCCCACCCACATCAGTTTCCTCACATGTGCCCAGGTCCTTGCAATACATAGCCTCGCGTATGGTGATGGCTACCGTATTCCCTATCAAGGAACCGCAGCAGCAGGGCAAGGGGAAGCCTTTGTGGCCCAAGCTGATGATCCATCTGCTTTATATTACAACCCTGCAGGCCTTGTAGATGTGAAAGGAATTCAATTCTATGCAGGGGCAAGTTTAGTTACCGGGCGCACTGAATTTACCAGCCCAACGGGAATAAAGGCTGAGAGTGATCTCGGAGGAACCGTGGCCTTCCCTCCCCCAGCGCACTTTTATTTGACTTGGAATCTGGGGGAAACCGACATCCCAGCACTCCAGCCTCTGACTCTCGGAATCGGTGTGAACTCGCCATTTGGCCTGAAAATCCGATGGCCAAATGATGGTCCGTTTTCGACTACTGTGACGGAGGCATCCCTGCCTCTCTTGGATATTAAACCTACACTGGCCTATAGGTTTACGTCCTATTTCTCGATCGGGCTTGGACTGGATATTTATACCTTCTCGGACCTGATTGGGGAAGGACAAACCGAACTCAAAAGTAAGAGCCCTGTCATACCTGGAATGCCCTCCACTGAGCTCAATGGAACCGATACCTCAGTCGGATTTAATGCGAGTGTCCTCATTACCCCCTGGCGGAATCCTCATTCACCTCCTGACCAAAATGGAAAAGAGGAATTGGGGAAACCGCGACTCAATCTCGGCCTAGTCTACCGAAGTGGAACAGACCTTGATCTGGAGGGGGAGTATCTCGTAGATGGTACAAAGGTCGCAGATGCTAAGACCACCGTGCCAATTCCATGGGTTCTAAGCACCGGGATTGCGTATTGGCCAGTTCGGGATCAGCAACATGAATGGAAACTCGAATTTGACTTTGAGTGGATTGGTTGGAGCACTTTTACTGATCTCGATGTGAGTTTATCCAACGGAATATTCGTACCATCACCCAGAGATTGGGATGACACCTATACGTTCAGCGTCGGAACTGAATTTAAATGGCTCGATCTCATTTCACTACCGAATTGGGAGATTGCCTTGCGGGCAGGCTACCAACGATCTCAAGCACCAAACCCCTCCCGGACCTTCGATCCTACCGTTGCTGATGCCAATTGGAACATTCTAGCAACTGGCCTGGGATTGAAATGCACAAAGGGGGGGAACCTCTTCGGGTTCATCCCATGCGGGTACGAGGGCAGCTATCTTCCAAAAGCCATGGTGTTAGATCTTGGTTTTTCGGCTGCTTTGTGGGAGAAACGCACGATTAGTGGAAACGAACTTAGCCCCACCCACAACGGCACCTACAAGACTAAGGATTGGTTTATCGGACATATCAGTTTAGGACTAGCTTTTTAA
- a CDS encoding 3',5'-cyclic-nucleotide phosphodiesterase, which yields MNIRVLGAHGSDLLLNGPTSRHICRSVGFLVNEELMVDAGTLASGLTLKEQKRITHILLSHLHLDHVKGIPPLVDNMSGRVDHQIVVASLPSVLVGLQKHVFNDLVFPNFFHLPKSHYSMLRGEELKPKREWRLPGKIRVTPIPVNHTVETAGFIIQDDEVAWIYSGDTYVTENLWQEAARIPNLKGVFIEVSFPDSMKDMASRSKHLTPTLLAHEYRKIGKPDLPLYVYHMKPTVRDQIIDEISRLDIPHVTILKEGQEVKF from the coding sequence GTGAACATTCGGGTATTGGGAGCCCATGGGTCAGATCTACTCTTGAATGGACCGACCAGTCGGCATATTTGTCGGAGCGTGGGATTCTTAGTCAATGAAGAGCTGATGGTAGACGCTGGAACATTAGCTTCAGGACTCACTTTGAAGGAGCAAAAGCGGATCACACATATTCTCCTTTCCCACTTGCATTTAGATCACGTCAAAGGCATTCCCCCGCTTGTCGATAATATGTCGGGGCGGGTGGATCATCAAATCGTGGTGGCAAGTTTACCATCGGTTTTAGTTGGACTGCAGAAGCATGTCTTTAACGATTTAGTATTTCCGAATTTCTTCCATCTTCCAAAATCTCACTATTCCATGTTACGTGGAGAGGAGTTAAAGCCCAAACGGGAATGGCGCTTGCCTGGAAAAATTAGAGTAACCCCCATTCCCGTTAACCATACCGTCGAAACGGCAGGGTTTATTATTCAGGATGACGAGGTGGCCTGGATTTATAGTGGAGATACCTATGTAACGGAAAACCTTTGGCAAGAGGCGGCCCGAATACCAAATTTAAAAGGCGTCTTTATTGAGGTATCCTTTCCCGATTCAATGAAAGATATGGCCTCTCGAAGTAAACATCTCACGCCAACTCTTTTAGCCCACGAATATCGAAAAATCGGGAAACCTGATCTGCCCTTATACGTCTACCATATGAAGCCTACCGTACGAGACCAAATCATTGATGAAATAAGCCGTCTGGACATCCCTCACGTCACGATATTGAAAGAAGGCCAGGAAGTGAAATTCTAG
- the idi gene encoding isopentenyl-diphosphate Delta-isomerase codes for MEYVVLVDNEDNEIGLKEKNAAHLYPANLHRAFSIFILNGRGHLLIQKRNREKKTWPGFWSNSCCSHPRPYEPIDLAARRRLQEELGFTCNVEFLFKFEYVAQYDSGWGEHELDYVFLGYHKGSVYPNPMEVDEIKFMDMENLKRDLNMNYANYTPWLRKCFENFHKQITSK; via the coding sequence ATGGAATACGTGGTGCTGGTTGACAATGAGGATAATGAGATTGGATTGAAGGAGAAAAATGCCGCGCATCTCTATCCCGCGAATCTGCATAGGGCATTTTCCATTTTCATTCTCAATGGCAGGGGGCACCTACTGATTCAAAAAAGAAATCGTGAGAAGAAAACCTGGCCAGGATTTTGGTCAAATTCCTGCTGTTCCCATCCCAGACCCTATGAACCCATCGATTTGGCGGCCCGAAGACGACTGCAGGAAGAGCTGGGCTTTACTTGTAACGTTGAATTTCTATTTAAATTCGAGTACGTGGCGCAATACGACTCCGGCTGGGGGGAACATGAGCTGGACTATGTCTTCCTTGGTTACCACAAAGGTTCAGTTTATCCCAATCCCATGGAAGTTGATGAAATCAAATTTATGGATATGGAGAATTTGAAAAGAGACTTAAACATGAACTATGCCAATTATACTCCATGGTTAAGAAAATGCTTTGAAAATTTTCATAAGCAAATTACATCAAAATGA
- a CDS encoding Crp/Fnr family transcriptional regulator, with protein sequence MVMYKQAIKNVPLFSELTDQELNLLAASGSRQKFSDKNVIFQEGDSGEVLFIILSGKVKVLLTGKNGQEFILSHLGPGNFFGEMAILESAPRSASVVTVEPSECFLLGRKALTELLKHHPDIAIKILKNLSQRLRKVSEQVRSLVMFDMYGRVGRCLLDLAKFQDGVETHGQLLISNRPSFQELANMVGCSRETLSRTLKALKENGSLSVTRKTIYINRLWE encoded by the coding sequence ATGGTGATGTACAAACAAGCGATTAAAAATGTCCCACTCTTTTCCGAATTAACGGATCAGGAACTCAATCTGTTGGCCGCTTCCGGGAGTCGCCAAAAGTTCTCCGACAAAAATGTCATATTCCAGGAAGGCGATTCAGGCGAAGTGTTATTCATTATTTTGTCAGGCAAAGTTAAGGTGCTGTTAACCGGGAAAAACGGACAGGAATTTATCCTCTCGCACTTGGGTCCGGGGAACTTTTTCGGTGAGATGGCCATCCTGGAATCAGCTCCTCGATCTGCATCAGTGGTAACGGTGGAGCCGAGTGAATGTTTTTTATTGGGACGGAAGGCATTGACGGAACTTTTAAAGCACCATCCAGACATTGCTATAAAAATTCTCAAAAACCTTTCCCAACGATTGCGAAAAGTCAGCGAACAAGTTCGCAGTCTCGTGATGTTTGATATGTATGGGCGTGTGGGTCGCTGTCTTCTTGATTTAGCAAAGTTCCAGGATGGGGTGGAGACTCATGGACAATTATTGATTTCCAATCGTCCATCCTTCCAGGAATTAGCCAACATGGTAGGATGCTCCAGGGAAACCTTGAGTCGGACCCTTAAGGCTCTCAAAGAAAACGGAAGTCTTTCAGTTACCCGGAAGACGATTTATATCAATAGATTATGGGAATAA
- a CDS encoding GAF domain-containing sensor histidine kinase: MELIYKSSSFQMSVPDRRKDPRRIEDRRLIQRNRELEAACRISEVLFQNLHTDELVEKTLTTALEVVGAESGSILLASQDSEELVFRHSIGASPVETGTAIPWDKGIAGAVFHSGQPIVVRDAKRDQRHYKAIDELTEHVTRDMIALPLKRWEGKPIGVLEVLNKRESLLDEEDVAILTIVSAFAANSIEQSRLYREAKLAVIVRMLGDVSHDIKNMLMPVLSGAQLLEDELDEQFPHWMEVKMKGAETSYANCQELTRMIVNNARRIQRRVREIADAVKGVTSPPHFAPCQISTVVRAVFATLKTYAAEHAVLLETDGLDTLPVIEADEHRLFTAFYNLISNAIPEIPGGGVISVSGEENNPGEGILITVSDNGQGMCPDVRDRLFHSEAITTKQEGTGLGTKIVKDVVDAHGGRIDVESELGVGTTFYLHLPVHPPPPGL, from the coding sequence GTGGAATTAATATACAAATCCTCCTCGTTTCAGATGTCGGTTCCGGACCGGCGGAAAGATCCTCGCCGGATAGAAGACCGACGATTGATACAGCGCAACCGGGAGTTGGAAGCGGCCTGTCGCATCTCGGAAGTGCTTTTCCAGAATCTCCACACCGATGAGTTGGTTGAAAAAACACTTACCACTGCGCTTGAGGTTGTTGGAGCGGAGAGCGGATCCATTCTTCTCGCGAGTCAGGATTCCGAGGAACTCGTGTTCCGTCATTCCATTGGAGCCAGCCCGGTAGAAACCGGAACGGCGATTCCATGGGACAAGGGGATTGCCGGGGCCGTGTTTCATTCCGGACAGCCGATTGTGGTCCGGGATGCCAAACGGGATCAACGGCATTATAAAGCCATCGATGAGTTAACCGAGCACGTAACACGGGATATGATCGCTCTACCCTTAAAACGGTGGGAAGGAAAGCCTATCGGTGTGTTGGAAGTCCTGAATAAACGCGAATCGCTTCTTGATGAAGAAGACGTGGCCATCCTGACAATTGTGTCCGCCTTTGCCGCTAACTCGATTGAGCAATCCCGTCTGTATCGCGAAGCGAAGCTCGCCGTCATCGTGCGAATGTTGGGTGATGTCAGTCATGACATTAAGAATATGTTGATGCCGGTATTATCAGGGGCCCAATTATTGGAGGATGAATTGGATGAGCAATTTCCTCATTGGATGGAAGTGAAGATGAAAGGGGCTGAGACCAGTTATGCCAATTGTCAGGAACTCACCAGGATGATTGTGAACAATGCCAGGCGGATACAACGGCGCGTGCGGGAAATTGCCGATGCGGTCAAAGGTGTCACGAGTCCACCCCATTTCGCTCCCTGCCAGATTTCCACTGTGGTGAGGGCCGTGTTCGCAACCCTTAAAACCTATGCGGCGGAGCACGCGGTCCTACTTGAAACCGACGGTCTGGACACACTCCCTGTCATTGAAGCGGATGAACACCGTCTTTTTACCGCGTTTTACAATCTTATCAGCAATGCCATTCCGGAGATTCCCGGAGGAGGCGTGATCTCGGTTTCTGGAGAGGAGAACAATCCGGGAGAGGGGATTCTCATCACTGTTTCGGACAATGGTCAGGGCATGTGTCCCGACGTGCGGGATCGCCTTTTTCACTCCGAGGCCATCACCACCAAGCAGGAAGGGACGGGGCTGGGGACCAAAATTGTCAAAGATGTGGTGGATGCCCATGGAGGACGCATTGATGTAGAAAGTGAGCTGGGTGTAGGTACAACGTTTTATCTGCATCTTCCTGTGCACCCTCCTCCACCGGGATTGTGA
- a CDS encoding NAD(P)/FAD-dependent oxidoreductase: MRIKDVIVIGAGPAGSAMATLLAEEGYSVLLLEKGVFPRDKVCGDFVSPKGLLHLKKLGCYEEIASRGYTPIKQASVYLNGSKLFEGNLPHVPGYPPFAHAVPRNDLDEILFRRAQDAGAVTIEECQVVGFHTTPTMVCVEAQKAGRRRRFAGRVIIGADGANSVVARFADLTMNDARYVFPSIRGYCRGLSFEQALLFVDEDFFPGFGWIFPVSGDLSNVGVGMVKETLGKHRISLKDFFRKFESFIKSMASKNGKVVEIDSIKGWPIKSYGGARRNFFERGLLIGEAACFVDPISGEGIPLALESAELGFDTLKLAFDRGDFTANLLSDYERRWKERWDPDFKVSDLVVSLIRNRYLAKLWIQSFRVMGMTALRDKNYAHTIGGIMAGLIPNREGFSPEIFIKSLLHAPPFWLEAFDIRTRHTFFDSLTRGIEWFSWELGVGRDLLNDFEWFAAWASEVNQKQRELFKILGSAAPSTLRTVPARKYLAAKVETMSPKRL; this comes from the coding sequence ATGAGAATAAAGGACGTTATCGTCATTGGGGCGGGTCCTGCCGGCAGTGCAATGGCGACACTTCTCGCTGAGGAAGGCTATTCGGTCCTTTTGCTGGAAAAAGGGGTTTTCCCACGCGATAAAGTGTGTGGAGATTTCGTAAGCCCCAAAGGCCTCTTGCACCTTAAAAAGCTTGGGTGTTACGAAGAAATTGCCTCGCGCGGATATACGCCCATTAAGCAAGCTTCCGTTTACCTAAACGGCAGTAAGCTGTTTGAAGGGAACCTTCCCCATGTGCCTGGGTATCCCCCCTTTGCACACGCAGTTCCCAGAAACGATCTTGACGAAATTCTTTTTCGGCGAGCCCAGGACGCAGGAGCGGTTACTATCGAAGAGTGCCAGGTCGTTGGCTTTCACACCACACCGACCATGGTTTGCGTCGAGGCACAAAAAGCCGGCCGAAGGAGGCGCTTCGCGGGGCGAGTGATTATTGGCGCCGATGGAGCTAATTCTGTTGTGGCCCGGTTTGCTGACCTCACGATGAATGATGCGCGTTACGTTTTTCCTTCCATACGTGGGTATTGTCGCGGCCTCTCCTTTGAACAAGCACTACTGTTCGTCGACGAAGATTTTTTTCCAGGATTTGGCTGGATCTTTCCAGTCAGCGGGGACCTGAGCAACGTCGGTGTGGGGATGGTCAAGGAAACGCTGGGCAAACACCGCATTAGTCTGAAGGATTTTTTTCGCAAATTTGAAAGCTTTATCAAATCCATGGCGAGCAAGAACGGGAAAGTGGTGGAGATCGATTCCATCAAAGGTTGGCCCATCAAGTCCTACGGCGGCGCTCGTCGAAACTTCTTCGAGCGCGGATTACTTATCGGAGAAGCGGCCTGCTTTGTCGATCCCATTTCCGGAGAGGGGATTCCTCTGGCACTCGAAAGTGCGGAGCTTGGATTCGATACTTTGAAGTTGGCTTTCGATCGAGGGGATTTCACTGCCAACCTCCTGTCAGACTATGAGCGTCGCTGGAAAGAGCGCTGGGATCCTGATTTCAAGGTCTCGGATCTTGTGGTCTCCCTTATTCGGAATCGGTACCTCGCTAAGCTTTGGATTCAGTCCTTCCGTGTAATGGGAATGACTGCCCTCCGCGACAAAAACTATGCGCACACAATTGGCGGCATTATGGCAGGTCTGATACCTAACCGTGAGGGCTTTTCCCCAGAGATCTTCATTAAATCCTTGCTCCATGCTCCACCCTTCTGGCTGGAAGCATTTGATATCCGAACCCGACACACATTTTTTGATTCCCTAACCAGAGGGATCGAATGGTTTAGCTGGGAATTAGGGGTAGGTCGTGATTTGCTAAATGACTTTGAGTGGTTCGCAGCGTGGGCTTCCGAGGTGAACCAGAAACAGCGAGAGCTCTTCAAAATCCTGGGAAGCGCAGCGCCATCTACATTGAGGACTGTGCCTGCCAGGAAATACTTGGCGGCAAAGGTAGAAACCATGTCGCCAAAACGACTTTAG
- the ispH gene encoding 4-hydroxy-3-methylbut-2-enyl diphosphate reductase has protein sequence MKIFLANPRGFCAGVDRAIKIVNLSLKTYGAPIYVRHEIVHSRHVVESLREKGAIFVGELNEVPDGAIVIFSAHGVAKGVWEESTRRNLKVIDATCPLVSKVHNEVNRDYSNNYELILIGHAGHPEVVGTLGQVPDKLHLISSVKDVDFLEVENPLHVSYVTQTTLSVDDCREIVEALHRRYPGIKGPHQEDICYATQNRQNAVKELSHFVDVILVIGSPHSSNSNRLKELGERHEIPSYLIDSYQDIQTEWLEGVQAIGITAGASAPEVLVTQVINFLKEHGAEMVEELTIVKENVEFLLPKELLMDKSKR, from the coding sequence TTGAAAATTTTCCTGGCCAATCCTAGAGGGTTTTGTGCGGGGGTCGATCGAGCTATTAAAATCGTCAATTTATCGCTAAAGACATATGGTGCACCAATCTATGTCCGTCATGAAATCGTGCATAGCCGCCATGTGGTCGAATCCCTACGCGAAAAGGGTGCTATTTTTGTTGGAGAATTAAATGAGGTACCCGATGGCGCCATTGTCATTTTCAGCGCACATGGTGTGGCAAAAGGGGTTTGGGAAGAATCCACCAGACGAAATTTGAAGGTAATTGATGCCACATGCCCCTTGGTCAGTAAAGTGCATAACGAAGTGAACCGGGATTATTCCAACAATTATGAATTAATCCTGATTGGTCACGCGGGGCATCCTGAGGTTGTCGGAACTCTGGGACAGGTGCCTGATAAATTGCATTTAATATCGTCGGTAAAAGATGTCGACTTTTTGGAAGTGGAAAATCCCCTGCACGTATCCTATGTCACGCAAACAACGCTGAGTGTTGATGATTGCCGGGAAATTGTGGAGGCATTACATCGCCGGTATCCGGGTATTAAAGGCCCGCACCAAGAAGATATTTGCTATGCCACCCAAAATCGGCAAAATGCTGTCAAAGAGTTGTCTCACTTTGTTGATGTGATTCTGGTAATCGGATCTCCCCATAGTTCTAATTCCAATCGTTTAAAAGAATTGGGCGAGCGGCATGAAATCCCTTCCTACCTAATTGATTCCTATCAGGATATTCAAACGGAATGGCTGGAAGGCGTTCAAGCCATCGGCATTACAGCAGGGGCCTCGGCTCCGGAAGTGTTGGTGACTCAGGTCATTAATTTTCTGAAAGAACATGGGGCTGAAATGGTAGAAGAATTAACCATTGTAAAAGAGAATGTTGAATTCCTTCTTCCCAAGGAACTCTTGATGGACAAAAGCAAGCGATAA
- a CDS encoding CHASE2 domain-containing protein has translation MAKLIKAGLFGLLIGIVGVVLSVVPLSRSIEEDVGLGLLFQLRGVRSPPTDVVVIRIDHDSSAYFNVPNNPDEWPRSLYARLTERLAQAGARVIIFDVNFLEARSPEEDGYFEKAIQRAGNVVLAETLIAGDVPAGMIVEARDDADTIVEISKPFSAFKKAAAGTGPFVLSSMPAKVYQDWMFQQGAGEAPIFPILALQLFFSPVYQPFIELLEQVRPNVTGQLPKDFESARRSKGLVELVRDIRKLFQSDPRLTEDMLRALSYVGPRPTKAKNFKQLRALIKVYGSAQSRYLNFYGPSRTITTIPYYQVLDSRPDATRDARTDLKGKVVFVGRTDILPGVRKDRFYPMFFQGNGVYIGGVEISATVFANMLEDSSVTPMSLRAKVLFLLSWGLLVGVVCRMLSTVMAAGAVLGLSLLYLVGAAYAFQDAFTWSPLVIPLLVQGPLAFGSAVSWNSYQIDKERKNMRKVFGDHLPNDVVDALSHDLADLKGGPRVVYGTCLFTEAANYTTLSEKVNPQELRVLLGKYFNALFTPVRHHGGLIVDLRGNSTLAIWKANQDQLGLRKQACFAALDIAKSIDRFNQEVRPYSLPTRIGLHSGQFTIGMERAVDYAEYRPAGEIVNMACRVKGCNKYMGTTIAVTGDVVHGLEAPFLFRELGQFKLKGHEPPFVLHELISRLEEADQNQMIVSRIFAKGLGAFRTQDWNVARDLFSQCLNHIEGDGPSEFYLQLCEQYSKNPPPEPWDKVVTIENYDPDLFSDVLQANVHDSSGSNRWPGSRNSFDKHGI, from the coding sequence GTGGCCAAACTCATAAAGGCCGGTTTGTTTGGTCTGCTCATTGGTATCGTTGGAGTTGTCCTCAGTGTTGTCCCGCTTTCTCGCAGTATAGAAGAAGATGTTGGATTAGGCCTTTTGTTCCAATTGCGGGGTGTCAGGTCGCCACCGACTGACGTTGTGGTCATTCGTATTGATCATGATTCTTCAGCGTACTTCAACGTCCCAAACAATCCCGATGAATGGCCTCGCTCTCTGTATGCACGGCTAACGGAGCGGCTGGCGCAAGCCGGAGCGAGGGTCATAATCTTCGACGTGAATTTTCTAGAAGCCCGATCGCCGGAGGAGGATGGATATTTTGAAAAAGCTATTCAACGAGCCGGGAATGTCGTGTTGGCGGAAACGCTGATCGCGGGGGACGTCCCCGCGGGTATGATAGTAGAGGCGCGGGATGATGCCGATACCATCGTGGAAATCTCCAAACCATTTTCAGCCTTTAAGAAAGCGGCCGCCGGAACCGGCCCGTTTGTGCTTTCAAGTATGCCGGCTAAGGTGTACCAGGATTGGATGTTTCAACAAGGAGCGGGCGAAGCCCCAATCTTTCCCATTCTGGCACTCCAATTGTTTTTTTCACCCGTCTATCAACCGTTTATTGAACTCCTTGAGCAGGTCCGCCCCAATGTAACCGGCCAACTTCCCAAGGATTTTGAGTCGGCACGAAGAAGCAAAGGGCTGGTGGAGTTGGTGCGGGATATCAGGAAACTCTTTCAGAGCGATCCGCGTCTAACGGAAGACATGCTCAGGGCCCTCAGCTATGTGGGACCCCGCCCAACCAAAGCGAAGAACTTCAAGCAGCTCAGGGCGCTGATCAAGGTTTACGGGAGCGCGCAAAGCCGTTATCTCAATTTCTATGGACCTTCACGGACCATTACGACCATTCCGTATTATCAGGTTCTGGATTCCCGGCCCGACGCTACCCGAGACGCCCGAACGGATCTGAAAGGCAAAGTCGTCTTTGTGGGACGTACCGATATTTTGCCAGGGGTAAGGAAGGATCGTTTTTACCCGATGTTTTTTCAGGGAAATGGGGTTTATATTGGCGGCGTGGAAATATCCGCCACAGTTTTTGCCAACATGCTGGAGGACTCTTCTGTTACACCTATGAGCTTGCGTGCCAAAGTGTTGTTTCTCCTGTCGTGGGGCCTGCTTGTGGGGGTTGTTTGCCGGATGCTTTCAACGGTAATGGCAGCCGGCGCAGTCCTTGGCTTGAGTCTCTTATATCTCGTGGGGGCTGCCTATGCATTTCAGGACGCCTTTACGTGGTCTCCCCTCGTAATTCCGTTGTTGGTGCAGGGGCCATTGGCCTTCGGGAGTGCTGTTTCGTGGAACTCTTACCAGATTGATAAGGAGCGGAAGAATATGCGCAAGGTTTTTGGGGACCACCTGCCCAATGATGTGGTGGATGCGCTATCTCACGACCTTGCCGATCTCAAGGGGGGTCCTCGGGTCGTCTATGGAACCTGTTTGTTTACCGAGGCCGCGAATTATACGACCCTATCGGAAAAAGTGAATCCTCAGGAATTGCGCGTGCTACTCGGGAAATACTTTAACGCGCTCTTTACGCCTGTTCGCCACCATGGTGGGCTCATTGTCGATTTGAGGGGAAATTCGACTCTTGCGATCTGGAAAGCGAATCAGGATCAGCTGGGCCTGAGAAAGCAAGCGTGCTTCGCAGCCTTGGATATTGCGAAATCGATTGATCGGTTTAACCAAGAGGTACGGCCATACAGTCTTCCCACAAGGATCGGATTGCATAGCGGGCAGTTTACCATCGGCATGGAGAGGGCGGTCGATTATGCTGAGTACCGCCCGGCCGGAGAGATCGTGAATATGGCTTGCCGGGTGAAAGGGTGCAATAAATATATGGGAACGACAATTGCCGTGACGGGTGATGTCGTCCATGGCCTTGAAGCACCCTTTCTCTTTAGAGAGCTTGGACAGTTTAAGCTGAAAGGCCATGAGCCTCCGTTTGTCCTCCACGAACTCATCAGTCGCCTGGAGGAGGCTGATCAAAACCAAATGATAGTGAGTCGGATCTTTGCCAAAGGTCTCGGGGCATTTAGAACGCAGGATTGGAATGTTGCACGAGATTTGTTTTCTCAGTGTCTTAACCATATCGAGGGAGATGGACCTTCGGAATTTTATCTTCAGCTCTGTGAGCAGTACAGCAAAAATCCACCTCCTGAACCTTGGGATAAAGTGGTGACCATAGAAAACTATGACCCTGACCTATTCTCGGATGTGCTTCAAGCCAATGTTCATGACTCTTCCGGATCGAATCGTTGGCCTGGGTCCAGAAATTCATTTGATAAGCATGGCATCTAA
- a CDS encoding FecR domain-containing protein — MNAVSVCSLWLLCLSFSAVGLTTPITSAAECHPIVATVVSVQGRVEVRRVNVEQWQPVSLHDIFCAGDRIRVGNGGRADIALANRAVLRLDQNTTITLGGIQKEQTVLVVLIESVTDVFIRAIRAIEVKAQFVSAGAGETEGLIRIRDTRTDITILNGKGVVARDEGTFSLTGWESVFSAKGKALV, encoded by the coding sequence ATGAACGCGGTCTCTGTCTGTTCCCTCTGGCTACTGTGCCTCAGCTTCTCGGCTGTCGGGCTTACCACGCCGATCACATCGGCTGCGGAATGCCATCCAATTGTGGCGACCGTCGTGTCCGTTCAGGGCAGAGTGGAGGTGCGCCGTGTGAATGTCGAGCAGTGGCAGCCGGTGAGTCTCCACGATATTTTCTGTGCCGGGGATCGCATTCGGGTAGGTAACGGAGGCCGGGCGGATATTGCCCTCGCCAATCGAGCTGTACTCCGGTTGGATCAAAACACCACCATCACTCTGGGAGGAATTCAAAAAGAACAGACCGTTCTGGTCGTCCTCATCGAAAGTGTCACCGATGTTTTCATCCGTGCCATTCGCGCGATAGAGGTAAAGGCCCAATTTGTGAGTGCAGGTGCGGGGGAAACGGAAGGATTGATTCGAATCAGAGACACTCGAACGGACATTACCATCCTCAATGGGAAGGGTGTGGTCGCCAGGGATGAGGGAACGTTTTCTCTTACCGGGTGGGAATCGGTCTTTTCAGCAAAGGGAAAAGCTCTGGTGTAA